From a single Solenopsis invicta isolate M01_SB chromosome 4, UNIL_Sinv_3.0, whole genome shotgun sequence genomic region:
- the LOC120357458 gene encoding uncharacterized protein LOC120357458 isoform X2: MIKNKHKKKISKQCNFKKNAKLGTWFNNGQLDIATVCKIISCFLLLPQPREKDTQEETGALQIIVIDWFYFCREVCVFWADKNSKKLGGPGKVVELEEAKIGRQKYNRGRFVKGEWIFAGYEHESKKIFITSVKNRTEETLLACIKEWILPGTTIVSDCWKSYNCLNNEGFQHLRVNYSYNFVDPQTSINVQHMECVWREVWGEIPTFETKSKNFEGFLAEYLFKRVYNQIERIEIFFDIIAEMYSPIVSCKDELAINTTLNSDDQKPNTSAA, translated from the exons ATGATTAAaaacaaacacaaaaaaaaaattagcaagcaatgcaactttaaaaaaaatgctaaatTAGGCACGTGGTTCAATAATGGTCAGCTTGATATAGCTActgtatgtaaaattattagttGTTTTCTATTGTTACCACAACCACGTGAAAAGGACACACAAGAGGAAACAGGAGCGTTGCAAATCATAGTTATTGATTGGTTCTATTTTTGTAGAGag GTCTGTGTGTTCTGGGCTGATAAAAATAGTAAGAAGCTCGGCGGCCCGGGAAAAGTGGTAGAACTGGAAGAAGCAAAAATTGGACGACAAAAATATAATCGTGGTCGCTTTGTAAAAGGCGAATGGATTTTTGCAGGCTATGAGCATGAATCAAAGAAGATTTTTATCACCTCTGTAAAAAATCGAACAGAGGAAACACTCCTTGCATGTATTAAGGAGTGGATACTGCCAGGCACAACCATTGTCTCAGATTGTTGGAAGTCTTACAATTGCTTAAACAACGAAGGCTTCCAACATCTGAGAGTTAATTACTCCTACAACTTTGTTGATCCTCAAACTA gTATAAATGTTCAACACATGGAATGCGTTTGGAGAGAGGTTTGGGGAGAAATCCCAACATTTGAAACAAAATCTAAAAACTTTGAGGGATTTTTAGCTGAGTATCTTTTTAAACGTGTCTACAATCAAATTGAACGTATAGAAATCTTCTTTGATATCATTGCTGAAATGTATTCTCCGATAGTCAGCTGTAAGGACGAGCTTGCAATCAATACCACTTTGAATTCTGATGATCAGAAGCCAAATACCAGTGCTGCTTAA
- the LOC105194881 gene encoding bystin, whose translation MGKAKKVKVSKGETKESKIALADQIEQEKSVKLKNRQKVRCRADEEEFVAPALTRKILSQARQQQLEIENEVGPSDGKRAKKPVKLGSGFSDDEDHSSDDEEPVEDVYYYDNIDINEDDERALQMFMSKDPAPTRTLADIIMEKLTEKKTEIDTQFSDAGAIQLQDLDPRVKAMYEGVRDVLAKYRSGKLPKAFKIVPSLKNWEQILYITDPPKWSAAAMYQATRIFAANLKEKMAQRFYNLVLLPRIRDDLTEYKRLNFHLYQALRKALYKPGAFMKGMLLPLLESGTCTLREAVIIGSVIAKNSIPILHSSAAMLKIAEMDYTGANSIFLRIFLDKKYALPYRVVDGIVFHFLRFERDTRELPVLWHQALLTFVQRYKSDISSEQKEALLGLLRKQSHHSITPEVRRELQQAKCRDVEITEPKPEPMSIDKT comes from the exons atggGTAAAGCGAAAAAAGTCAAGGTATCTAAAGGCGAAACCAAAGAGTCAAAAATAGCTTTAGCGGATCAAATAGAACAGGAGAAATCGGTGAAACTCAAAAACAGGCAGAAAGTCAGATGTCGGGCCGACGAAGAAGAG TTCGTAGCGCCGGCTCTGACGAGGAAGATCTTGTCGCAAGCCAGGCAGCAACAGCTGGAGATCGAGAACGAGGTTGGCCCTAGCGACGGCAAGCGCGCGAAGAAACCGGTGAAGCTTGGCTCTGGTTTTAGCGACGACGAGGATCATTCCAGTGACGACGAGGAACCAGTGGAGGATGTATACTATTATGACAACATCGACATCAATGAGGACGATGAGCGGGCATTGCAAATGTTCATGTCGAAGGATCCAGCGCCCACGAGGACGCTGGCCGACATAATAATGGAGAAACTGACGGAGAAGAAAACAGAGATTGACACGCAGTTCTCTGACGCTGGGGCCATTCAGTTGCAGGATCTAGATCCGCGGGTGAAGGCGATGTACGAGGGCGTCAGGGATGTCCTGGCAAAGTATCGCAGTGGCAAATTGCCGAAGGCCTTCAAGATCGTACCCTCTTTGAAGAACTGGGAGCAAATACTTTACATCACAGATCCACCGAAATGGTCTGCCGCTGCTATGTATCAAGCAACCAGGATATTTGCAGCAAACTTGAAGGAAAAGATGGCTCAGAGATTCTATAATCTGGTCCTGTTGCCACGTATCAGGGATGACTTGACAGAATACAAAAGACTTAACTTCCATTTGTACCAGGCACTGAGGAAGGCGCTGTACAAGCCAGGTGCATTCATGAAGGGGATGCTCTTGCCGCTTTTGGAATCAGGAACGTGCACATTAAGAGAGGCGGTTATCATTGGATCTGTAATCGCAAAAAATTCTATACCGATTTTGCACTCCTCAGCGGCGATGTTAAAGATCGCCGAGATGGATTATACAGGTGCTAATAGCATCTTTCTCAGGAtatttttagacaaaaaatatgcGCTTCCATATAGAGTAGTGGACGGAATAGTGTTCCACTTTCTTAG GTTCGAAAGAGATACAAGAGAATTGCCAGTGCTATGGCATCAAGCACTTTTAACATTTGTGCAACGATACAAGAGTGATATCAGTTCCGAACAGAAGGAGGCCTTATTGGGATTGTTGAGGAAACAGTCGCATCATTCGATTACTCCCGAAGTTAGAAGAGAATTGCAACAGGCAAAATGTAGGGATGTAGAAATTACCGAACCTAAACCAGAACCAATGAGTATTGATAAAACGTAA
- the LOC120357458 gene encoding uncharacterized protein LOC120357458 isoform X1, whose amino-acid sequence MALSLFQFAQLIYNKEELTEFLIQHGILANTIKCSSCGKDVNINKETLMYRCRKRYMIKNKHKKKISKQCNFKKNAKLGTWFNNGQLDIATVCKIISCFLLLPQPREKDTQEETGALQIIVIDWFYFCREVCVFWADKNSKKLGGPGKVVELEEAKIGRQKYNRGRFVKGEWIFAGYEHESKKIFITSVKNRTEETLLACIKEWILPGTTIVSDCWKSYNCLNNEGFQHLRVNYSYNFVDPQTSINVQHMECVWREVWGEIPTFETKSKNFEGFLAEYLFKRVYNQIERIEIFFDIIAEMYSPIVSCKDELAINTTLNSDDQKPNTSAA is encoded by the exons ATGGCGCTATCATTATTTCAATTCGCGcaacttatatataataaagaagaaCTAACAGAGTTTTTAATTCAACACGGTATCTTAGCAAATACTATCAAGTGTAGTTCATGTGGTAaagatgtaaatattaataaagaaacgcTTATGTATCGATGTAGGAAACGATATATGATTAAaaacaaacacaaaaaaaaaattagcaagcaatgcaactttaaaaaaaatgctaaatTAGGCACGTGGTTCAATAATGGTCAGCTTGATATAGCTActgtatgtaaaattattagttGTTTTCTATTGTTACCACAACCACGTGAAAAGGACACACAAGAGGAAACAGGAGCGTTGCAAATCATAGTTATTGATTGGTTCTATTTTTGTAGAGag GTCTGTGTGTTCTGGGCTGATAAAAATAGTAAGAAGCTCGGCGGCCCGGGAAAAGTGGTAGAACTGGAAGAAGCAAAAATTGGACGACAAAAATATAATCGTGGTCGCTTTGTAAAAGGCGAATGGATTTTTGCAGGCTATGAGCATGAATCAAAGAAGATTTTTATCACCTCTGTAAAAAATCGAACAGAGGAAACACTCCTTGCATGTATTAAGGAGTGGATACTGCCAGGCACAACCATTGTCTCAGATTGTTGGAAGTCTTACAATTGCTTAAACAACGAAGGCTTCCAACATCTGAGAGTTAATTACTCCTACAACTTTGTTGATCCTCAAACTA gTATAAATGTTCAACACATGGAATGCGTTTGGAGAGAGGTTTGGGGAGAAATCCCAACATTTGAAACAAAATCTAAAAACTTTGAGGGATTTTTAGCTGAGTATCTTTTTAAACGTGTCTACAATCAAATTGAACGTATAGAAATCTTCTTTGATATCATTGCTGAAATGTATTCTCCGATAGTCAGCTGTAAGGACGAGCTTGCAATCAATACCACTTTGAATTCTGATGATCAGAAGCCAAATACCAGTGCTGCTTAA